ATGCAAGTGCAAGTACTCAATTTCCTTAGCCGACTGTTTCGCGATTGGAACTGCTAAATTCCTCAATACGAAAGCACTCTTTAGGAGAGAGGAGGAACTTGTGGGTATAAATGACGAGGTGGAATTTATTAACTAAACAGAGAGGTTCTCTGAAGTATTTTGGTTGGAAAGTTCTTAGACTATACCCTTTGTACCTTCTGAGGCACTGGCGTCCACATTTTGTGGGGTCGTCCTACTAGTAAAACTAACTCATTGTCTAGCGTTTAATAAAAACGGTTGGAGAGGGCCAACAAATGCTCATAAATATTTTAAAAGGAAATAGGGATAATAGGATGAAGTACAAGGACTGAACGGAACAGGCTACTGAAGATTTGGATACTGCCAGAGTCCTTTTGCTTAACGGAAAGTATTACGCTTCAGCGTTTTACTCTCAACAAGCAGTAGAAAAAGCATTGAATGTATATCTAGGAAAGGATCCCGGGAAAACTCACTCGCTTACTGATCTAGCTGAATTAATTGAAAAGGAAGGGGTCTCGATACCAATTAAGGTTAAGGAAGACTTAATGGTTTTGTCTCCACATTTCATAATCTCTCGCTACCCTGATGCAGCAAACGGGATCCCTTTTAAGCAGTATAATAGGACAATTGCAGAAGATCTATATAACAGAGCTAAGGAGGTGGTGGAATGGGTAGAGGGAAATCTGCAATAGAAAGCCAGATAAGGATGATAAACCTAGCAAAGGAGATCATTGAAAGTGCTTCTAAAGACTTACCTCAACTGACTGAAGTCTATGTCTTCGGCTCTAGGGCTAGGGGGGACTACTTAGACACTAGCGACATAGATTTACTGTTCGTGTTCAAGGGGATAAAGGACGTCCCAACTTTTGATAGGATGTACATGGTAAGTAAATATATTAAAGGAAACGTGGACTACGTAGTCTTAGACGAGGAGGAAAAGGACAAGATAAAGGAAAAGAAATTGTTGTGGAAAAGGGAGATAGGATTTGTCGACTTAAAGGAATTCCTTGCTTAAAGCGAGTTATTTAATTTCTTTTAAATTATTTTTAAGATCACGTAACTTTTTGAGTCTTCCGATAAAATAAAATGAGTATAGAGAAAAACTGTTACTCTTCCTTATTAGGATTACAGCTATTATAACTACAGTAATTATGATACAAGTTATTCGAAAGCTTGAGGACGAAGTCGTAGAACTGAATTTAGAAAAGTTTATATTAATGGGTTTTCGGATGGGTAAATATGAGTAAGGAATTTGTATTAACTATTGATGAAAGAGGGAGAGTTACAATACCTAAGGAAGTGAGAAATTTAATTAAAAGTAGAAGGTTAAAGTTAATAGTTGAAGGTGATAAATTAATCCTAGAGCCGATAGTTGAAGACGTTGATAAATATTATGGTATATTCAGAAAAGATTTGGGGAAGGACGTCGATATAGATAGACTGTTAAAAGACGCATTAACTGAGGTACTGTTAAATGATGAGCAAAAGATATTTTGACGTAAATGTTTTCATATATTACTTGACTGGAGATAAGAAGTACGGCGAAAAAGTGGCTTTCCAGCATTGACCATAAGTACACTTCTAAAATTACTCCATTTCTCCTAACAGTAGTATTAGGCAG
This genomic interval from Acidianus sp. HS-5 contains the following:
- a CDS encoding HEPN domain-containing protein; translated protein: MDTARVLLLNGKYYASAFYSQQAVEKALNVYLGKDPGKTHSLTDLAELIEKEGVSIPIKVKEDLMVLSPHFIISRYPDAANGIPFKQYNRTIAEDLYNRAKEVVEWVEGNLQ
- a CDS encoding nucleotidyltransferase domain-containing protein — translated: MGRGKSAIESQIRMINLAKEIIESASKDLPQLTEVYVFGSRARGDYLDTSDIDLLFVFKGIKDVPTFDRMYMVSKYIKGNVDYVVLDEEEKDKIKEKKLLWKREIGFVDLKEFLA
- a CDS encoding AbrB/MazE/SpoVT family DNA-binding domain-containing protein — translated: MSKEFVLTIDERGRVTIPKEVRNLIKSRRLKLIVEGDKLILEPIVEDVDKYYGIFRKDLGKDVDIDRLLKDALTEVLLNDEQKIF